The nucleotide sequence AACCTCGTCGCGGAGCTTCACGCCCTTCGCTCTGAGCTCGCCCAGGGCCCCCTCGATGTCGTCGACCTCGAAGCAGAGGTGGTGCAGCACCTCGCCCCTCTCCCGGACGAGCTGCTCGTACGCCGACCCGGGTGCCGTCCCCGCGATCAGCTCGACGCTGGACTCGCCGACCCGATACAGTCCGATGCGGACCTGGGCCGACGCGATCTCTTCCTCGCCCGCCAGGTGCAGGCCGAGCACTCCCTCCCAGAAGGCGCGGCCCGCATCGACGTCGCGCACCGCGATGGCCACGTGCTCGATTCGGCGGATGTTCATCCGGTGAAGGGCTGCGCGCCGAGCCAGGCGGTCGGGC is from Candidatus Rokuibacteriota bacterium and encodes:
- a CDS encoding VOC family protein — translated: MNIRRIEHVAIAVRDVDAGRAFWEGVLGLHLAGEEEIASAQVRIGLYRVGESSVELIAGTAPGSAYEQLVRERGEVLHHLCFEVDDIEGALGELRAKGVKLRDEVPRAGHQGSRIAFIDPASTGQVLIELMELARMRGSDAWPSSRST